The Corallincola holothuriorum genomic sequence CCGTGAGTGACGAGCAACGTGAACTATTGCTTGAACGCTACCCTGATCTTGTTTGGTTCCCTGACCAACCAGGTTTTTCCAAACTTGCGGCTGGTTGGATGATTGACAACTTAGGCCTTAAAGGGCTTAAGGTAGGTGGTGCTGCTGTGCATAAACAGCAGGCTCTGGTGCTTGTTAATCAGCAAGGGGCTACAGGTGCAGATGTAGTGCGCTTGGCTGGACATATTAGGCAACGCGTATTTGCGGCATACGGTCTGCAGCTGGAAGCGGAAGTACAGCTGGTTGGAGCCGATGGCCGATATAGTCTTGATGAGGCTTTGGAGCGCGTAGGTGAACAATAAGCAGCAGCATATACTTAAGCGTTTAGCTACAGGTGAATTTTGTAGTGGTGAGCGTCTTGGCGAGGAGCTTGCTATCAGTCGAGCTGCGATCGCTAAGCATATTTCGGCATTACAGGCATTAGGCATTGATATCTTTTCCGTGCCGGGTAAGGGCTATCGCCTTGCGAAATCCCTAGATCTCCTCTCACAGGAAACCATTCAATCTGCATTAGCGCAGTGTGGGAGCCAGCTCCCATTACCTTTTGTCACAGAGGTCATTGATTCAACCAATCAGTACCTACTCGATAGACTGGCCAGGGGAGTCACTGGTGAGAAAGCCTCAGACTTGTTGTGTGGGCAGGCGTGTTTGGCAGAGATGCAAACCGCGGGTCGGGGGCGCCGAGGGCGTCATTGGATATCTCCTTACGCCGCGAATCTATATTTGTCGTTATACTGGCGCTTGAGTCGTGGTATTCAGGGCGCTATGGGCTTGTCCCTTGTCGTTGGTGTTGTGATCGCTGAGGTGCTTAAAGAGTATGGCGTGACTGATGTACGCTTGAAATGGCCAAACGATATCTATATCGGAGACAGGAAGCTGGGTGGTGTATTGGTGGAGTTAGTCGGTCAGGTTGATGATGCATGCGATCTTGTGATCGGCTTGGGACTTAATATCTCGATGCCTGAAGAGAAATCGACGACAATTGACCAGCCGTGGACCGATCTGTCGCAGACACTAGATTGTGTGCCACCTAGAAATGAACTTGCTGTAGCCATCTTACTCGCATTAACAGCCGCCCTAACCACTTTCGATCGCAATGGTTTCAGGCCTTTTGTCTCTCGCTGGCGAACTTTCGATCTGTTTGATGGCAAGGTTGTGAAGTTGTTGATGGGGAATAGGCAAGTCACGGGTATTTGTCGAGGTGTGGATGAACAAGGCGCTCTAGTGCTCGAGCAAGAGGGTGTGCTGGTTAACTATATGGGCGGCGAAATATCGCTACGCAGCGTGGCAACGTGAAGCTTCTAATTGATATTGGTAACACCAGAGCCAAGCTCTATGGCTTAGAGGGGGGAGCGCTGACCCTACTCAAAACATCCAGCCATCAACAACTGCCGGTTGACACCGAATCCTTACTGGCGTGCCGTGCCTATTCTCAGATCTGGGTTGCCTCAGTGGCTCAGTCAGCTGTTATCGCCAAGCTGTCAGAGGCGGTTGCGCCTTTTGCCGTTAACTTCAATCTAGTTAAGACTCCGCGTTCAGCGTATGGCTTGATCAATGCCTATGCAAAATATGAGAGCTTGGGGATCGACCGTTGGTTAGCAATGTTGGGCGGCAGACAACAGTGCAAACGTCCGTTTATTGTTATCGACTTCGGCACCGCTATTACGGTGGATCTGGTCGATGAGTTTGGCCAACACAAAGGGGGTTGGATTGCGCCTGGCTATCGTGCAATGACAAATGTCCTGCTGAGCGATACATCCCAAGTGACAGCGGATCAAGCAGCTGTCTTAAGTGGCTCCAGATTAACCTTTGGTGTCAGTACAGAGCAGTGTGTTAGTGAGGGGATCAGAAGTGCGTTAATCGGGTACTATCAACAAGCGGTCACCACAGCGCAAACAAGCTTAGGCAGCAAGATACCCGTTCGCGTATTTTTAACTGGCGGAGATGCCGCGCAGCTACCCGCACAAATACTTAAACAGGCACAGTTGTCCCCAGAGCTCGTATTAGAGGGGCTCGCAGTCTATGCCAATGCTGAAAAAAGCAGCGATTATTAACGCTTTTCGTACAAAAAGACATCAACCCTATTTTTTTACTCTTTTTTTCAAATAAACGGTTGCGTAGGCAAAATCCTTTCTTTAGAATGCGCTCCACCTGAACGGGGCAGTCCAAAGATTAGGGCTTCCAGGGGCAACCCACCGTCAGCACAAAATTTGGAGGGGTTCCCGAGTGGCCAAAGGGATCAGACTGTAAATCTGACGGCTCAGCCTTCGGTGGTTCGAATCCACCTCCCTCCACCATATTTTTTGATGCTTTTGAGGTCGCCTGAAGACATTGCGGGCATCGTATAATGGCTATTACCTCAGCCTTCCAAGCTGATGATGCGGGTTCGATTCCCGCTGCCCGCTCCAGTAGCATGTAGTGCTGATATAGCTCAGTCGGTAGAGCGCACCCTTGGTAAGGGTGAGGTCGGCAGTTCAAATCTGCCTATCAGCACCACTCCTATTTAATGCTTTCAGATCCCTCAAAATCGTTTATACTCTTCCGCCACTAAAGCGGAGGGGTTTTGGTGGTGTCTGCCGCCCGATGCCTGACTAGAGGAACGACCATGGCTAAAGAAAAGTTTGAACGTACAAAACCGCATGTAAACGTTGGCACTATCGGTCACGTTGACCACGGTAAAACGACTCTGACAGCTGCTATCACTAACGTACTGGCTAAGGTATACGGCGGTACAGCACAAGCTTTCGATCAGATCGATAACGCACCAGAAGAGCGCGAGCGTGGTATCACCATCGCGACTTCTCACGTTGAATATGACACACCAACTCGCCACTACGCGCATGTTGACTGTCCTGGACACGCGGATTATGTGAAAAACATGATCACCGGTGCAGCCCAGATGGACGGCGCTATCTTGGTAGTTGCAGCAACAGATGGTCCTATGCCACAGACACGTGAGCACATCCTGTTGGGTCGCCAGGTAGGCGTACCTTACATGATCGTTTTCATGAACAAGTGTGACATGGTAGACGACGAAGAGCTGCTTGAGCTGGTAGAGATGGAAGTACGTGAACTTCTGTCAGACTACGACTTCCCAGGTGACGACCTGCCAGTGATCCAGGGCTCAGCTCTGAAAGCATTGGAAGGCGAGAAAGAGTGGGAAGACAAGATTGTAGAGCTGGCTGAAGCGCTGGATAGCTACATCCCAGAGCCAGAGCGTGATATCGATAAGCCATTCTTGCTGCCTATCGAAGACGTATTCTCAATCTCAGGTCGTGGTACAGTTGTTACCGGTCGTATCGAGCGCGGTATCCTGAAAACAGGTGACGACGTAGCGATTGTTGGTATCAAAGAAACCACAAACACGACATGTACTGGTGTTGAAATGTTCCGTAAGCTGCTTGACGAAGGTCGTGCAGGTGAGAACGTTGGTGCACTGTTGCGTGGTACTAAGCGTGATGACGTAGAGCGTGGTCAGGTATTGGCAGCGCCGGGTTCAATCAACCCACACACTAAGTTTGAAGCAGAAGTTTACGTTCTGTCTAAAGATGAAGGTGGTCGTCATACTCCGTTCTTCAAGGGCTATCGTCCACAGTTCTACTTTCGTACCACAGATATCACTGGTGCAGTAGAATTGCCAGAAGGCGTAGAGATGGTAATGCCAGGTGACAACGTACAGATGAGCGTAGAGCTTATCGCACCAATCGCGATGGACGAAGGCTTGCGCTTCGCTATCCGTGAAGGTGGCCGTACTGTAGGTGCGGGTGTTGTTGCTAAGATCCTCGACTAATCGAAGATCGAAATTTTGACATGAGCTCCTTATATGGGGGCTCTTGTTTTTAGGGGTGTAGTTCCAATTGGTAGAACGGCGGTCTCCAAAACCGACGGTTGGGGGTTCGAGTCCCTCCACCCCTGCCAGAATTACTTAGCAGTGACCTCGCCTATGTAGCGGGGTTGTTGTGTCTTTAGATGGATGCAAGGTTGGTGTATGAACGCAAACACAGAAACCCAGAGCGGTGGGCTTGACGGCGTTAAATGGTTGGTAGTTTTTGCCGTCCTGATTGCGGCCGTTGTAGGTAACTACTATTTCGCGGAGCAATCTGTATTAGTCCGTGCTGGCGCCGTCGTGCTTGCCGTGGCAGTTGCTGCATTAATTGCTCTTCAAACAGAGAAGGGTCGCAACGCACTGGTATTTTCGAAAGAAGCCAGGGTAGAAGTGAAGAAAGTTGTTTGGCCTACACGGCAAGAAGCTGTTCACACCACTCTTATCGTCTTCGCTGCAGTGGTTATTATGTCGCTGTTGCTTTGGGGACTTGACGGCATCATGGTTCGTTTGGTGGCGTTTTTCACTGGAGTGAGTATCTAATATGTCAGACTCCGAAAAAATGCGTTGGTACGTAGTGCAAGCATTCTCGGGCTATGAAGGCCGAGTATCTCAGTCGCTAAAAGAACATATCAAAATGCATGATATGGAGCATCTGTTCGGCGAGATATTGGTACCTACCG encodes the following:
- the birA gene encoding bifunctional biotin--[acetyl-CoA-carboxylase] ligase/biotin operon repressor BirA; translated protein: MNNKQQHILKRLATGEFCSGERLGEELAISRAAIAKHISALQALGIDIFSVPGKGYRLAKSLDLLSQETIQSALAQCGSQLPLPFVTEVIDSTNQYLLDRLARGVTGEKASDLLCGQACLAEMQTAGRGRRGRHWISPYAANLYLSLYWRLSRGIQGAMGLSLVVGVVIAEVLKEYGVTDVRLKWPNDIYIGDRKLGGVLVELVGQVDDACDLVIGLGLNISMPEEKSTTIDQPWTDLSQTLDCVPPRNELAVAILLALTAALTTFDRNGFRPFVSRWRTFDLFDGKVVKLLMGNRQVTGICRGVDEQGALVLEQEGVLVNYMGGEISLRSVAT
- a CDS encoding type III pantothenate kinase, which translates into the protein MKLLIDIGNTRAKLYGLEGGALTLLKTSSHQQLPVDTESLLACRAYSQIWVASVAQSAVIAKLSEAVAPFAVNFNLVKTPRSAYGLINAYAKYESLGIDRWLAMLGGRQQCKRPFIVIDFGTAITVDLVDEFGQHKGGWIAPGYRAMTNVLLSDTSQVTADQAAVLSGSRLTFGVSTEQCVSEGIRSALIGYYQQAVTTAQTSLGSKIPVRVFLTGGDAAQLPAQILKQAQLSPELVLEGLAVYANAEKSSDY
- the tuf gene encoding elongation factor Tu — protein: MAKEKFERTKPHVNVGTIGHVDHGKTTLTAAITNVLAKVYGGTAQAFDQIDNAPEERERGITIATSHVEYDTPTRHYAHVDCPGHADYVKNMITGAAQMDGAILVVAATDGPMPQTREHILLGRQVGVPYMIVFMNKCDMVDDEELLELVEMEVRELLSDYDFPGDDLPVIQGSALKALEGEKEWEDKIVELAEALDSYIPEPERDIDKPFLLPIEDVFSISGRGTVVTGRIERGILKTGDDVAIVGIKETTNTTCTGVEMFRKLLDEGRAGENVGALLRGTKRDDVERGQVLAAPGSINPHTKFEAEVYVLSKDEGGRHTPFFKGYRPQFYFRTTDITGAVELPEGVEMVMPGDNVQMSVELIAPIAMDEGLRFAIREGGRTVGAGVVAKILD
- the secE gene encoding preprotein translocase subunit SecE, with protein sequence MNANTETQSGGLDGVKWLVVFAVLIAAVVGNYYFAEQSVLVRAGAVVLAVAVAALIALQTEKGRNALVFSKEARVEVKKVVWPTRQEAVHTTLIVFAAVVIMSLLLWGLDGIMVRLVAFFTGVSI